TCATCTTTCAGATCCTTTTGCATTACTAAACCTGCATTCATACGTAATAGTTTTTGTTGAAGAGAAAGTATGATTTTATTTACATGTGCTTCGTCTTTCATAAGCATGTGTAATGCAGattccaattttaaattctTTTGTCCCATTATCATAATTTCTTTGTCAAGAAGATTTATATCTCGTAATTGCGATTCCCTTTGTTGGCTTAATGAAACCATAAAACCTTGTTGTCGCATCCAAAATTGTTGTGCTTTTTGAATATTCTGTAAATGATCTTGAATAGTTTTTTCTAAaccaataatttttatatcttgTGGTCCCAAATCTTCACCAATGTGTGGTGTGAGctgaaattatttattcatagattattttatatgaaattgacaaaatcaaataaatataaaatacgaAGGTATGTAACCTGTTCAATAACTTTGTTCAGTTCTAAAAGTTTTTGCTGTtttcgttcaattgtaatttcaTGTTTTCTCATTTCCTTTTGAAATTCATCTATTTCCTCTtccttttctttatttttttgagAAATTTCTTCCAATTCTTTTTTTTGGTTTTCAAGGAGATTTGCAAATGTTTCTACCTCCAAAAGACTACTTCCATATAAATTTTCTGTACGTGCAAGTGAAACTTCATTTTCCAACACAGCattttttgtatttaataaCAATTCGTTTACATATTGTGCGGTCTTGTTAGATATAAGTCTTTCTTCTAACTTTCTGAACACTGTATTTTCTAAATTTAGTTTCTTTGCAACTGTGATTTCAAACTTCTTGCTCACTTGTTCCTCTTCATACAAACAATTCTGGTATTTctaaaaagaaatcatttaaaaaCGAGACTAAGTAAAAAGTACTTCTCTTCTAACATTTAAAAATGATACATACAGTAAAAGTAGAATCATAATCAGATTGTATATGCTCATTAATTTTTGTTAAATTTAGTAACTGCCATTCAATAtctttaattttttcattatacATTGTTACTATTTTTGATACGATTCTAATATCATTTTCTAGACGAAATGATAAAGATGTTAAATGTTCGTTGGTCTCCATTTCCTTTTCAGATTCTTTTTTAACTGTTTGTACTTCCACGGAAAGTGTATTACACAACTTACGAGTTTCTCTAAGAAATATGTACTACATTATTATGTAAAGTGATAAGAATATAGTATGAaatttaatgaaaataaaaaatttcttttaatttcttATGTACATCATGTAACCTATCGGTAATCTATTTAACCTGACAAATTTATCTTAACAATCAATAATAATGGCTTAACTCTAGAAGGAGTGAAAATCACCGTAATATTTCCAGATCAATATAATCTCCaagtattttataataaaataataaatctaCTTTTAAAGATGTTAAAACAGCATTTTAACAGATTGTACCATTTGTCTTGTATAAACttttaaatactgtaaatgtTTGCATATAATGTTTAtgaagaaattttaattttccaAACTGCAATACTTACTCTTGTTCAGAAAGTAACTGATCATAAATACTATTTCTTTTATAAATACTCATCACAATAGACTTCCatacatcatgtatatctttGCGTTCTGCATATAAGGTCTCTAAATCTGTATTTACATCTATTATCATTCTATTAGCATCTATTTTCTCTTTGGTTTTAATTTGTAATTGTTCATCCAAATATGCTATTTCGTCCTCAACTTTCCAGATTTCTTCTTTCAatcgatataaaataaaatctcgTTGATACTTTTTGTTGATTAACATTTTCCTTTTATTTGCATCTTGCGACGAAATCTGTTTCGATATTTTCAAGTGATCATTCAGGTCATTTTCCCACTTTGACAAATAGTTATAGAAAGTCAACAAATTTTTCAACTCTTGAGAAAGCTTTTTTTGCTTATTTCTTTCATCTTCTAATTTACAATGATTCTTTTTTAAAACTCCTTTAGCTTCTTCTATGTTGTGATCTTTCTTTTCTCTTAACGATGTTATCTTAGACAAAGCATCAAAATATTGACGAATAATTAAATGTTGTTGTTCAACTTGTTGTTGTGTCTGATAAAGATCAACACCTTCCGATTCTAACTCTTTCTCAACTTGTTTGATCGACGTTTCCtaagatatataaattaatGATGTTAAATTAGTTAAATCATAATTAGTAATACGTACATAATATGggaaataatattacaataatcctatattatattaacagaattatgataaatttaattgattatattgtattatatgcataaaatatatGATTCGATACAAGAGGTTCCATTAAGCAAGCAAGGTTCCATCAATCCATTTttaattaaacaaaaaatttaattttaaaaataataaatatatggtGCATATAATTAGATGAATTTTATGTAATACACATTTTACTTACTAGTTCAAATATTTCTTCTGAGAGTCTGTTATTTACATTCGATAAATGTATATAAAGGGTTTTTTGAAATTTGTTCATTAATCGATCATCAGGATCCAGTACATTTAATGCAGATATATCAGGCAAATCCATTTTATTATAAACGTTGTATTTCCTTTAACAATTATATCTTCGTCCAACACCTACTACCGTGTTCCGATATAAACAAATTATAGGTTGCCATAACAACGTCAGATCACAGAACAGGAATATGAATACTATACATATGTATTGAGACTGTTGCTTAGCCACGCGGCATAGATACAATTTGCGATGGCGCTACCGTATTATAATTGTGGCAGATGTAGATAATTAACGTTTCCTATTTTATCGACAATTTTTAACGTCGTTTAAGTTAACAAATTATGTTGATGAAGTTTTTGCCACCTTGTAAATATTAAATCAAATAGTATTGTTATCTACCAACGAGTattcaatttataataaatcttCTTCTCGTCTACACGAATAGACGAAAcgggaataatttatttattagtttgataatttcatatcaaaatattttaattaaaaaatatcaaaTAGTTAATTACAGGCTGcgtcgcggcattggccgcaattatttatgttatttattatgttatgttatgtcaTGTTGTTTTACTCATTTCATAGtccatatatacatattttcatCCTGGCGCAACAGCTTAGAATAAgtagagagggggggggggtggagagagagagagagagagagagagagagagagagagagagagagagagagaatgagagacagCTTAGTTAGCGAGATTAATTGAGGATTTCAAGAGAAATCACGTAGCCTTTTGAAAGATCTTCTCTAATTTCTCGTAGACAGAATCAGAACTCTGAGCCCTTCAGGATAGGAAGTCATAAATCCTTAGTCAAGGATATCTCGGACCTCTGTTTCAAAAATTttgtagcttaaaattcatgtctGCATTACTTAGAacttaataatatagtaataatagtatagtatatatattaatagtatatactatactattattatactatattattattactatattattacgctgcttattatttcattattactatattattaagtTCTAAGTAATGCagacatgaattttaagctttaTACTAAAGTAATTCGATCCTttttttatgtgtttcgcagtaTATGTATAACTTCACGAATTTCTCGAGTACAACGATAACCTTTGGTAGAGATATTTATCAAAGCATATACTTTCAGAGAATCGAATGAAAAGAAACATCGAATTTTGGAGATTCTACACTAGAATTATCCCCTCGAAGGGCAAATACGTATGTTGTGTAGGAAAGGTAAGAAAAGAATGCGCGGAATGAGACGTATTATGCGCCTTCGCGCGGGAACTCTATTGAGACCGAGACAACATGATTTCCCGTGAGAATTTTACACCGAGTTCCGGACTCTTTCATAGCGGGCTTTGTTCGAAAGATATTCTATTTTACACGAACACGATCACAAGAAGATAAATCGCATCGGCGATCAACTGAAATGCGAAATGCCCGAACGAGCCTGAGGAATGTTAACTTGAACAGAAAATTTTCGCGATTCGTGATGGCTCGGTGTGGGCGGATTCACCGTATATTAAAACGCAATATGTATGTCGCAACGAAAGCATGAACGGAATGTAAGACTTTCGACCTCTGGCGGGGGATTCGTTTAAAGAAACGCGTAAGTTGAAGAATCGTTGCGGAACGCTCAATAGATTAGGATTTTCATTTTACACGCAGTTTAGGTTAGACAATTTTACGATTACTACAAACATGATCTTTTAATAACTCGAAAGCGGTATTCGATAGGGAAAAAATTGTTGATTCTTTGTTAAataacatatttattatatctatctaatatatattattattatatattaataattgatataatatagtataatattatatatataatatattataatattatacatataatatatatatatatttatagaatataatatattaataattattagaatttaatattttaaaggaAGAAATATATTCTAGTATAAAGTTCGATGTACGtatatcgtgtttggtctcatcTTAATCAGAAAACcgtcagcaatatgttaaaaaagaaatcaCTATTAGAATGTTAAAATTaacaaaagttatgtcattgcattgtcttccgggaattcgagtcaaaggagccgttAGCGTAGCGAGAAAAAAAGATAAATTAAAGGGCCGCGGAAAATCAATAAATTACAGGGCCGTAGCGTCAGAAAAAActcatcgaacagaatggaaaatatttgatcgATTAAATTTCATTTCTTCTATAGAAAACATTGAGTTTGATTTCACatcgaaataccgaaattactttcttgccaaaccAATATGTTCTTGCAATACCTGCAATCCAAACAACCAGCGAACGTTTATTTGCCGCGTCTcgtaatatatagttatatgtATAAAAGCGCGTTTGTTATAGGAGAATATTGAGCAATTGTGTTTTCTACGTAGCAGCGTaaatcaattttaataaaaatcaaattgttCTATGGTTCTCGCATGTTTCACAAAACTTTTTATAATCACTAAGTTATATTTTATTGCTTCCTATTACttgtaaataataatgataataataataataatatttgttttcTAACGTTTAAAATTATTTCCACAATGTTCAAAtacgataaataataaatttgaaCGTATCAAATCCATCgtataatattatgaaaatttcactattttatcaataattattaaattctttataataattcttattcgtttataattattttatctaAGAAAGAAAGGCTGTAAATAAGTTAGCAGATACAGTTTAGGCTCCTCGAGCGAGAACAATAATTTCGGTTAGGTTAAAAAGTATATTTCCGCTTTCGACGCGATCGGTAGATATCAAATTAACATTTGATTCGGATCGAAAATCTAATTTTTCGCGATTCGTTTCTGAAAATTGTCAACGAGCGGGGCTCTCCCGCGCTATACATAATCGGTTTTATGCGAAAGGGTAGAATTATTAGGCCGGGCATTTGCGCGGGAGAAATGTAACGCGATTAATGTCCCCGCGCGCGATGTTTCACGCCGCGATACCTCATCGGACAGGTTTAATTCGACGCATCGCGTCCGTCGGCGGGTCTAAAAATTAAATTGCACGGCTACCTCGTCGATTAGCATACGATCGTTCATCGGTGAC
This genomic window from Megalopta genalis isolate 19385.01 chromosome 9, iyMegGena1_principal, whole genome shotgun sequence contains:
- the l(2)41Ab gene encoding lethal (2) 41Ab gives rise to the protein MDLPDISALNVLDPDDRLMNKFQKTLYIHLSNVNNRLSEEIFELETSIKQVEKELESEGVDLYQTQQQVEQQHLIIRQYFDALSKITSLREKKDHNIEEAKGVLKKNHCKLEDERNKQKKLSQELKNLLTFYNYLSKWENDLNDHLKISKQISSQDANKRKMLINKKYQRDFILYRLKEEIWKVEDEIAYLDEQLQIKTKEKIDANRMIIDVNTDLETLYAERKDIHDVWKSIVMSIYKRNSIYDQLLSEQEETRKLCNTLSVEVQTVKKESEKEMETNEHLTSLSFRLENDIRIVSKIVTMYNEKIKDIEWQLLNLTKINEHIQSDYDSTFTKYQNCLYEEEQVSKKFEITVAKKLNLENTVFRKLEERLISNKTAQYVNELLLNTKNAVLENEVSLARTENLYGSSLLEVETFANLLENQKKELEEISQKNKEKEEEIDEFQKEMRKHEITIERKQQKLLELNKVIEQLTPHIGEDLGPQDIKIIGLEKTIQDHLQNIQKAQQFWMRQQGFMVSLSQQRESQLRDINLLDKEIMIMGQKNLKLESALHMLMKDEAHVNKIILSLQQKLLRMNAGLVMQKDLKDELEDKNCIIKNEYILSFQELELELIKLRSDIKNLVTEKLLLKENLKSVQEESLSWEKKVQLVQETVKKIKDEHSAGGIATMKSEIHKMEMRLSYLRKIQEKLVHDMELCVARRDVIFNKVIGKFKKNPKESHNEKVIIHKRLSDQRIKIKQFIKVLRRTNGTIEQVKNQLKSTDDQLVQCKQNLQNIKEHIPNIGNEIEQLEMLKCHNLHNLVLKQRKAKQLHDVKNGTYKMVYKNEDTIEESLKMEHNYRQYLKHVLERTNHDFPMLQTNLQKILVTL